The following proteins are co-located in the Seriola aureovittata isolate HTS-2021-v1 ecotype China chromosome 7, ASM2101889v1, whole genome shotgun sequence genome:
- the atp6v1c1a gene encoding V-type proton ATPase subunit C 1-A: MTEFWLISAPGEKTCQQTWDKMMAATTRTNNLSTNHKFSIPDLKVGTLDVLVGLSDELAKLDSFVESVVKKVAQYMADVLEDSRDKVQENLLANGVDLVTYITRFQWDMAKYPIKQSLKNISEIISKQVTQIDNDLKTRASAYNNLKGNLQNLERKNAGSLLTRSLADIVKKEDFVLDSEYLITLLVVVPKTGYTDWQKTYETLAEMVVPRSTNLLFEDNDSGLFSVTLFRKAIDDFKHKARENKFTVRDFQYNEEEMKADKEEMTRLSTDKKKQFGPLVRWLKVNFSEAFIAWIHIKALRVFVESVLRYGLPVNFQAMLLQPSKKTMKKLREVLNDLYKHLDSSAAAIIDSAMDIPGLNLSQQEYYPYVYYKIDCNLLDFKV, from the exons ATGACAGAGTTTTGGCTGATCTCTGCACCTGGAGAGAAGACCTGCCAGCAAACATGGGACAAAATGATGGCAGCCACCACACGGACCAACAACCTCTCCACCAACCACAAGTTCAGCATACCAGACCTCAAG GTCGGAACATTAGATGTCTTGGTCGGACTGTCGGATGAACTGGCCAAATTAGATTCCTTTGTCGAAAG TGTGGTGAAGAAGGTAGCTCAGTACATGGCCGACGTGCTGGAGGACAGTCGAGACAAAGTACAGGAGAACCTGCTGGCCAATGGAG ttgatcTTGTCACCTACATCACAAGATTTCAGTGGGACATGGCAAAATATCCCATCAAACAGTCACTTAAAAACATCTCTGAAATCATCTCAAAG CAAGTAACCCAGATTGACAATGACCTGAAGACAAGAGCGTCAGCCTATAACAACCTGAAGGGAAACCTGCAGAACTTAGAGAGGAAGAATGC GGGGAGCCTGCTGACCAGGAGCCTGGCTGACATTGTCAAGAAGGAAGACTTTGTGCTGGACTCAGAGTACCTCATCACTCTGCTGGTAGTTGTACCAAA GACGGGGTACACCGACTGGCAGAAAACATATGAAACACTCGCTGAGATGGTGGTGCCTCGATCCACAAA TCTGCTATTTGAAGACAACGACAGTGGCCTGTTTAGTGTCACTCTATTTAGGAAAGCCATTGATGACTTCAAACACAAAGCCAGAGAGAACAA GTTCACAGTCAGAGACTTTCAGTACAATGAAGAGGAGATGAAGGCAGACAAAGAGGAGATGACGCGACTCTCCACAGATAAGAAGAAGCAGTTT GGTCCGCTTGTTCGATGGCTGAAAGTGAACTTCAGTGAAGCTTTCATCGCCTGGATCCACATTAAAGCACTAAGGGTCTTTGTGGAATCTGTTTTAAG ATATGGGCTGCCAGTGAACTTTCAGGCCATGCTGCTGCAGCCAAGCAAGAAGACCATGAAGAAGCTGAGGGAGGTGCTCAATGATCTGTACAAACATCTGgacagcagtgcagcagctaTCATTGAT TCTGCGATGGACATCCCAGGCTTGAACCTGAGCCAGCAGGAGTATTATCCTTATGTCTACTACAAGATCGACTGCAACCTGTTGGACTTCAAAGTTTAA